From Sphingobium sp. B2D3C:
AAGCCGTCTGCCTTGGGCTCCAACACGGCGAAGCTCTCGGCATCAGTCCAGTCCTGCACGGCGTCGGTGCGACCGGGAATGAACGGCACGGTTACCGCGCGCCCGGCTGCCCTGGCGGCGTGCTCGATGCCGACGCTGCCGCCCAGCACGATCAGATCGGCAATGCTCACCTTCTTCCCGCCCGACGCCGCCGCGTCGAAGCCCGCCTTGATGCCCTCATAGACATTCAGGACGCGGGCCAGTTGCGCCGGTTGATTGACCTCCCAGTCCTTCTGCGGCGCAAGGCGGATGCGCGCGCCATTGGCGCCGCCGCGATGGTCCGAGCCGCGATAGGTGGAGGCCGAGGCCCAAGCGGTGGTGACCAGCTCGGCCACGGACAGGCCCGATGCCGCGATCTTCTCCTTGAGCGCTGCCACATCGGCGGCGTCGATCGGCGCATAGTCGGCCTTGGGGATCGGGTCTTGCCAGATCAGGTCTTCGGCCGGCACCTCGGGGCCGAGATAGCGCGCCTTCGGCCCCATGTCGCGGTGACACAGCTTGAACCAGGCCCGTGCGAAGCAATCCGCGAAATAGTCCGGATTCGCGCGGAATTTCTCCATGATCACCCGATAGGCGGGGTCCATCTTGAACGCCATGTCCGCCGTGGTCATCATCGTCGGCACATGCTTGGCAGGATTGTGCGCGGCCGGGGCCAGCGTCTCGGGCGGATTGCCAACCGGCTGCCACTGTTTCGCGCCGGCAGGGCTGCGCACCAGCTCATACTCATGGTCGAGCAACATGTCGAAATAGCTCATGTCCCAGCTGATCGGCGTCGGCGTCCACGCACCTTCGATGCCGCTGGTGATCGTATGATCGCCGATGCCGCTCTCATGGCTCGACTGCCAGCCCAGGCCCTGCTGCGCGATGTCTGCGCCTTCCGGCTCGGCGCCGATCTTGGAGGCATCGCCCGCGCCGTGCGCCTTGCCGAAGGTGTGGCCACCGGCGGTCAGGGCAGCCGTCTCCTCATCGTCCATGCCCATGCGCTTGAACGTCTCGCGAATGTCCCGTGCGGACTGGAGCGGATCAGGATTGCCACCCGGCCCTTCCGGGTTGACGTAGATGAGGCCCATCTGGATCGCGGCGAGCGGATCCTCCAGCGCGCGGCCCTCGGCCTCGTCAATGCGGGTGAGATTGCCTTCCTGGCCCACCCACTGCTCCTCGGTGCCCCAGTAGATGTCCTTCTCCGGCTCGAACACGTCGGCCCGGCCGCCGCCGAAGCCAAACACCGGTCCACCCATCGATTCGATCGCGACATTGCCGGCGAGGATCATCAGGTCCGCCCAGCTCAGCTTCGCGCCATATTTCTGCTTGATCGGCCAGAGCAGCCGGCGGGCCTTGTCGAGATTGGCATTGTCCGGCCAGCTGTTCAGCGGGGCGAAGCGCTGCTGCCCGCTATTGGCGCCACCGCGACCGTCACCGGTGCGATAGGTGCCCGCAGAGTGCCACGCCATGCGAATGAAGAACGGGCCATAATGGCCGTAATCCGCCGGCCACCAGGGCTGGCTGTCCGTCATCAACGCATGGAGGTCGCGTTTGACGGCCTCGTAATCCAGCGTCTTGAATGCTGCGGCATAGTCGAAATCGTCCCCCATCGGGTCAGTGGAGAGACCGTTTCGCTGGAGAATTTCGAGCGAGAGCTGGTTGGGCCACCAGTCCCGATTGGTGCGGCCCAGCAGCGAGCGCATGGCTGCGGACGTCTTCATCGGGCAACCCGACGGCGAACCACTTGTTTTCGCGTCCATTTCAATATCCTTCCCGATCAAAATTCATTGAGGGGAGATTATCGAACAGCGGCCGCCTGAAACAGCGATTAAACTTCGTTATTGAAAGCTAGATTTTCGATCAAGGATCAGCCCTTGGCGCGATAACGCGCCTCGGCCTGCGCCATATAGTCCCGCGTGATGGGCAGAGTGTGGCGATTGCGGACGAACTGGAGCTGGTAGATCGTCTGGCTGCCATAGAGGAAGCCGGACGCTGCCGCCGCCAGATAGAAGGTCCACATGCGGAAGAAGCGCTCGTCATACAGGGCGACGATCTCTGTCTTCGCCGCGAGCGTGCGCTGATACCAATGCTCGAGCGTGTAGTAATAATGCATGCGCAGCACTTCGATGTCGGTGAGCAGCAGGCGGTTGGGCTCGCTGCCTTCCATGATCTCCGACAGCGCCGGCGCATAGCCGCCCGGGAAGATATATTTGCGCATGAACCCATCCGTCGATGACGGGCCATTGAGGCGGCCGATGGTGTGCAGCAGCATCACCCCGTCCGGCTTCAGCAGATTATGGCAGGTGCGGAAGAACTCGCGATAATGGCGCACGCCGACATGTTCGAACATGCCGACCGAAACGATGCGATCGAACGTGCCGTTCACATCGCGATAATCGATCAGCTCGAAGCGGACGCGATCGGCGACGCCCGCCTCCTGCGCCCGGCGCCGCGCGACTTTGAGCTGCTCCTCGGACAAGGTGACGCCAAGCACGTCCACATCCGCCACGCGGTTGAGATAAAGGGCCATGCCGCCCCAGCCGCAACCGATATCCAGCACCTGCTGACCGGACTTCAGATCGAGCTTGGCGGCGATATGCGCCTTCTTGTCGATCTGCGCCTGCTCCAGGCTCACGGCATCGGGGTCGGTAAAGTAGGCGCAGCTATATTGCCGGTCCTTGTCGAGGAACAGCGCGTAGAGCTTGTCCGACAGGTCGTAGTGATGCGCGACATTGGCCTTGGAGCGACTGCGCTTGTTGTAATTGTCGCGCCAGTGCTTGATCCGCTCTCCCAACCAGCCGAGCAGGCTCGGCTCATCAAGGGTCTTGCCGCTTTCCAGCGGCGAATTGGCCGCGACCAGCATGATCAGGTTCCAGATGCTGCCCTGCTCGATGATGAGCTTGCCATCCATGAACCCTTCGGCTGCGCCGAGCGCCGGATTGGTCAGGATGGCGCGTGCGGCGGCATCATCGGTGAAGCGGATGGCGACGTCCGGCCAGCCCCTCACGGCTGTTCCCAACACTTCCTGCGACCCATCCGCATAGCGGATGGTCAATGTGCCCTGACTGATGATCTTGCCGAGCAGGCGACCCAATATTCTCATGGCGCGCGTTTATAGCGCGGCGGATCGTTCGGTCACCCCCTTTCACGAAGAGCGGGCGCTTTCCCTGACCGGTCCATCTGCTATTCCGCTGCCTCGGCCCGTCGGAGATGAGACGATCATGACCACCCCCAGCTTCCACAGCTACCGCCCGGCCGATGGTCATGGGCTGGCGCACAATCCGCTGAACGCCATCGTCGCGCCGAGGCCGATTGGGTGGATCGGGACGGTCAGCGCGACCGGCGTGCCCAATCTCGCGCCCTACAGCTTCTTCAATCTTTTCGCCTACAGCCCGCCGATCATCGGCTTCTCATCCAGTGGCGTGAAGGACAGCCTGACCAACGCCCGCGCGACCGGCGTCTTCACCTGGAACCTGGTCGGCCGCTCCCTGGCTGAGGCGATGAACGCCACATCCGCAGAGGTCGCGCCGGATGTCGACGAATTCGCGCTCGCTGGGCTTGAACCGCTCGCCTCGGTGGAGATCGCGGCACCGCGGGTGGCGGCCAGTCCGGTGCAGTTCGAATGCCGGGTGACAGACATCATGCCGCTGCGTGGCCTTTCCGGCGCGCAAAGCGGTAATGTCATGGTGTTTGGCGAAGTGGTCCACATCCACATCGATCCGGCCTGCCTGCATGAGGGCATCTATCGCACCACCGATGCGGTGCCGGTGGCGCGGGGCGGAGGTCCGGCCGACTATTATGAGATCCGGCCCGACACACAGTTCCTGATGAAGCGCCCCGGCTGAACGCTCGGCTCAGCCGAGCGCAGCCTGCTTCTCGGCCGCGAGCCGATCCAGCTCGGCGCGGCTCTTCTTTTCGCTGGCGGACTTGAGCTGGCCACATGCCGCCATGATGTCGCGACCGCGCGGCGTGCGCACCGGGGCGGAAATGCCCGCCTCGAACACGATGTCGGAGAAGCGCCTGATCCGCTCCGGGGTGGAGCATTCGTAAGGCGCGCCGGGCCACGGGTTGAAGGGAATGAGGTTCACCTTGGCCGGCAGACGATATTGGCGGAGCAGACGGACCAGTTCGCGCGCATCCTCATCGCTGTCATTCTTGTCCTTGAGCATCACATATTCGAACGTGATGCGACGGGCATTATTGGCACCGGGATAGTCGGCACAGGCCTGGAGCAGCTCTTCCAGCCCGAACTTGCGGTTGAGCGGCACGATCTCGTCGCGCACCTCCTTGGTGACGGCATGAAGCGACACGGCCAAATTGACGCCGATTTCCTCGCCAGCGCGCGCCATCATCGGCACCACGCCGCTGGTGGAGAGCGTGATGCGGCGCTTGGAGAGCGCCAGCCCGTCGCCATCCATCACCACCTTGAGCGCATCGCGCACATGCTCGAAATTATAGAGCGGCTCGCCCATGCCCATCATCACGATGTTGGTGAGCAGGCGCCCGTCCGGGCTGTACTGCGGCGCGTCGTCGTCTTCTTCCTCTTCGACCTCGCCGAAGCCGGCCATGCTGCCCTTTGGCCACTCGCCCAAGGCATCGCGCGCGAGCATCACCTGCCCGACGATCTCGCCCGGCGTCAGATTGCGCACCAGACGCATCGTGCCGGTGTGGCAGAAGCGACAATTGAGCGTGCAGCCGACCTGACTGGACACGCACAGCGTCCCCCGGTCCGCATCGGGGATGAAGACCATTTCATAATCCTGCGCGTCGTCGGAACGCAGCAGCCATTTGCGCGTGCCGTCCGAGCTGATCTGCGCTTCCACCACATTGGGCCGCCCGACGATGAAGCGCTCGGCCATCCAGCCCCGCATCGGCTTGGCCAGATCGGTCATCCGCTCGAAATCGGTCTCACCGCGATGATAGAGCCAGTGGAAGAGCTGCTTGGCGCGCAGCTTCGCCTGCTTCTCATCGAGACCGGCCGCACTCAGCTCAGCCTTGATCTGGGCGCGGGAGAGACCAACGAGATCGACCCGCCCGTCCTCGCGCGGCGTGATCGCGCGGGGGACCGGCACAGGATCGACATGGCCGGGGATCGGCATGAGGGGCGTCGCAGTGTGGGGCATGGGGGCGCATATAATCGCATGTTGGAGCTTGCGCCAGTGGCGTTGACCAACGCCGATCCCGGCAGAGCATCCCCATGCGAAACCGGATCTCCCGTCGTTGCGGGAACCCGGCGAGCGAGGAGCCGTTACGCTTTGGTCGTCCGGGCCCCTCTGGCGCTTGCTCACAAGCGTGATGTCGGACGCCCCATCGCGCCCGAGGCACATCATTCCACATATGCCATTCCCGTGGAATCCTTCGGCGCCTATCGGAGGATTGATCCATGAAGTTCGCGTTCCCGCTCCCCCTCGCCGCCCTGGCCTCGCTCGCCTGCGCGACGCCCGCCCTCGCCGCGGACCGTGCCCCGACCGCGGAGGAGGCGAAGGCCATCACGGCTGTGCTACACGACGCGGGCTTTAAAAGCTGGGACGAGATCGAGTTCGACATCGACGACAACCGCTGGGAGGTCGATGACGCGCGCGATGCGCAGGGCCAGCAGTGGGATCTCCATCTCGCCCCGAAAACCTACGCGATCGTCCGCCGCGAACGAGACTGACGGCGGGCTGACTAGTTCGCAAAGCGCTTGAAATAGCTGCTGTGCAGCCAGCGCGGACGCTCCGGCGCATTGGCGACGCGCTGGGTGAGCGCGATGACATAGTCGGTCAGCTTCACGCCCTCGGCCTTCATCACCGGCTGCAGAAGATCATCCTGGGGAGAATGGTAGATATTCGCGCGCCACGCGGCCTCCACCGCCTCTTCCGGCGTCCCGAGCTTGAAACCATATTTGGGGAAGAGCGCCGGGATGCCCTGCTTTATGAAGCTATATTGATCCGACCGGATGAACACGTTGCGATCCGGCTTTGGGTCCGGGACGATGGGTAGGCCCATCGCCTCGCTCACCGCCTGCGCATGAGCTCCGAGCGTGCTCTCCTCATAGCCGATGGGCGTGATGCTGGTCAGCGGAAAGATCGGCAGCGGCATATCCAGATTGATGTTCGCCACGATCGAGCCGGCCGGCACCGTCGGACGATTGGCGAAATAGCGCGAGCCGAGCAGGCCCTTCTCTTCTGCGGTGATGATGGCGAACAGGATTGAGCGGCGGGTCTTCCGGGGCGCCGCCGCCAATGCCCTGGCCGCCTCGATCATGCTGGCGACGCCGACGGCATTATCGAACGCCCCGTTATAGATGGCATCGCCATTGACCGGTGTTCCGATGCCATAGCCGTC
This genomic window contains:
- the katG gene encoding catalase/peroxidase HPI translates to MDAKTSGSPSGCPMKTSAAMRSLLGRTNRDWWPNQLSLEILQRNGLSTDPMGDDFDYAAAFKTLDYEAVKRDLHALMTDSQPWWPADYGHYGPFFIRMAWHSAGTYRTGDGRGGANSGQQRFAPLNSWPDNANLDKARRLLWPIKQKYGAKLSWADLMILAGNVAIESMGGPVFGFGGGRADVFEPEKDIYWGTEEQWVGQEGNLTRIDEAEGRALEDPLAAIQMGLIYVNPEGPGGNPDPLQSARDIRETFKRMGMDDEETAALTAGGHTFGKAHGAGDASKIGAEPEGADIAQQGLGWQSSHESGIGDHTITSGIEGAWTPTPISWDMSYFDMLLDHEYELVRSPAGAKQWQPVGNPPETLAPAAHNPAKHVPTMMTTADMAFKMDPAYRVIMEKFRANPDYFADCFARAWFKLCHRDMGPKARYLGPEVPAEDLIWQDPIPKADYAPIDAADVAALKEKIAASGLSVAELVTTAWASASTYRGSDHRGGANGARIRLAPQKDWEVNQPAQLARVLNVYEGIKAGFDAAASGGKKVSIADLIVLGGSVGIEHAARAAGRAVTVPFIPGRTDAVQDWTDAESFAVLEPKADGFRNYLQVRFSVPTEELMIDRAQLLRLSAPEMTVLVGGLRVLGANHDGRKEGVLTDRPGQLTNDFFVNLLDMGTAWKEVDDRGDEVFVGTCRKTDVEKWTATRTDLVFGSNSQLRALSEVYASSDAADKFVADFIAAWVKVMNADRFDLLA
- a CDS encoding SAM-dependent methyltransferase; the encoded protein is MRILGRLLGKIISQGTLTIRYADGSQEVLGTAVRGWPDVAIRFTDDAAARAILTNPALGAAEGFMDGKLIIEQGSIWNLIMLVAANSPLESGKTLDEPSLLGWLGERIKHWRDNYNKRSRSKANVAHHYDLSDKLYALFLDKDRQYSCAYFTDPDAVSLEQAQIDKKAHIAAKLDLKSGQQVLDIGCGWGGMALYLNRVADVDVLGVTLSEEQLKVARRRAQEAGVADRVRFELIDYRDVNGTFDRIVSVGMFEHVGVRHYREFFRTCHNLLKPDGVMLLHTIGRLNGPSSTDGFMRKYIFPGGYAPALSEIMEGSEPNRLLLTDIEVLRMHYYYTLEHWYQRTLAAKTEIVALYDERFFRMWTFYLAAAASGFLYGSQTIYQLQFVRNRHTLPITRDYMAQAEARYRAKG
- a CDS encoding flavin reductase family protein, which gives rise to MTTPSFHSYRPADGHGLAHNPLNAIVAPRPIGWIGTVSATGVPNLAPYSFFNLFAYSPPIIGFSSSGVKDSLTNARATGVFTWNLVGRSLAEAMNATSAEVAPDVDEFALAGLEPLASVEIAAPRVAASPVQFECRVTDIMPLRGLSGAQSGNVMVFGEVVHIHIDPACLHEGIYRTTDAVPVARGGGPADYYEIRPDTQFLMKRPG
- the rlmN gene encoding 23S rRNA (adenine(2503)-C(2))-methyltransferase RlmN is translated as MPHTATPLMPIPGHVDPVPVPRAITPREDGRVDLVGLSRAQIKAELSAAGLDEKQAKLRAKQLFHWLYHRGETDFERMTDLAKPMRGWMAERFIVGRPNVVEAQISSDGTRKWLLRSDDAQDYEMVFIPDADRGTLCVSSQVGCTLNCRFCHTGTMRLVRNLTPGEIVGQVMLARDALGEWPKGSMAGFGEVEEEEDDDAPQYSPDGRLLTNIVMMGMGEPLYNFEHVRDALKVVMDGDGLALSKRRITLSTSGVVPMMARAGEEIGVNLAVSLHAVTKEVRDEIVPLNRKFGLEELLQACADYPGANNARRITFEYVMLKDKNDSDEDARELVRLLRQYRLPAKVNLIPFNPWPGAPYECSTPERIRRFSDIVFEAGISAPVRTPRGRDIMAACGQLKSASEKKSRAELDRLAAEKQAALG
- a CDS encoding PepSY domain-containing protein; protein product: MKFAFPLPLAALASLACATPALAADRAPTAEEAKAITAVLHDAGFKSWDEIEFDIDDNRWEVDDARDAQGQQWDLHLAPKTYAIVRRERD